A genomic region of Mesorhizobium sp. NZP2077 contains the following coding sequences:
- a CDS encoding aldose 1-epimerase, which produces MTKNFATVAAQHTELVSISDGIATVELAPAAGGALASYRWWHNGSALDWLRPADPAAIGSRDAGAMACFPLVPYSNRIRGGCFEFAGRTIQLPTTADDPHHEHGHGWRYPWTVVRHEASTILLRYRHAADSWPWSYEAEQVISLAGGTLCMTIQVRNLSDAPMPVGFGLHPYFPSTPWTHVQAPVSGVWETDAEVLPIRHVLPPVGADPSIGFDVSEVDFDTVFTGWARRARITWPEQGRQLNIEAEAPLDFLVLYTPPGEPFFCAEPVSNITDAFNRVPGEDINTGCIVLAPGQMRSASVRFTPSLAV; this is translated from the coding sequence ATGACAAAGAATTTTGCTACCGTTGCCGCGCAGCACACGGAGCTGGTCTCGATCAGCGACGGCATTGCGACGGTCGAGCTTGCTCCGGCTGCTGGCGGCGCCCTGGCGTCCTATCGCTGGTGGCACAATGGCTCTGCCCTGGATTGGCTACGCCCAGCGGATCCGGCAGCGATCGGCAGTCGCGATGCCGGCGCCATGGCCTGCTTCCCGCTCGTTCCCTATTCCAATCGCATTAGGGGCGGCTGCTTCGAATTCGCCGGCCGTACCATCCAGCTGCCGACGACCGCCGACGATCCCCATCATGAGCACGGCCATGGCTGGCGTTATCCCTGGACGGTCGTCAGGCATGAAGCCAGCACCATCCTCCTGCGCTATCGCCATGCTGCCGATTCCTGGCCATGGAGCTATGAAGCCGAGCAGGTGATCTCACTGGCTGGCGGCACACTTTGCATGACCATTCAGGTGCGCAACCTGTCCGACGCGCCGATGCCGGTTGGCTTCGGCCTCCATCCCTATTTTCCGTCGACGCCGTGGACGCATGTCCAGGCGCCGGTGTCCGGCGTGTGGGAGACGGATGCGGAGGTTCTGCCCATCCGGCATGTCCTGCCGCCGGTAGGCGCCGATCCATCCATCGGCTTTGACGTATCGGAAGTGGATTTCGATACGGTTTTCACCGGATGGGCGCGCCGCGCCCGGATCACGTGGCCGGAGCAGGGGCGGCAGCTGAACATCGAGGCCGAGGCGCCGCTCGATTTCCTCGTCCTCTACACGCCGCCGGGTGAGCCTTTCTTTTGCGCCGAGCCGGTCAGCAACATCACTGATGCCTTCAACCGGGTGCCCGGCGAGGACATCAACACCGGATGCATTGTGCTGGCGCCCGGGCAGATGCGATCCGCCAGCGTTCGCTTCACGCCGTCATTGGCTGTTTGA
- a CDS encoding ABC transporter ATP-binding protein, translated as MSLLSVENVVVRHGLLQAVRGVSFSIERGETLALVGANGAGKTTLLRAIAGAHQPAAGRVLLDGADLTSVPSHRRVGMGIALVPEGRKLFVQMTVEENLLLGKTAGRPGDWSVDKVLEMFPNLKPRRHAKTGHLSGGEQQATAIGRALMSNPDVLLLDEVSLGLSPLIVDRVYAALQGLIASGTTIVLVEQDLNRALAVSNRVICMLEGRVALEGPSKQVSRDDVTKAYFGLHRKGTGSVPA; from the coding sequence ATGAGCCTGCTGTCGGTCGAGAACGTGGTTGTCCGGCACGGCCTGTTGCAGGCGGTGCGCGGCGTGAGTTTCAGCATCGAACGCGGCGAGACGCTGGCGCTGGTCGGCGCCAATGGCGCCGGCAAGACGACGCTGCTCAGGGCAATCGCCGGCGCGCACCAGCCGGCCGCCGGCCGCGTGCTGCTGGACGGCGCTGACCTCACCAGCGTGCCGTCGCACAGGCGCGTCGGCATGGGCATCGCGCTGGTGCCGGAGGGACGAAAACTGTTCGTGCAGATGACGGTCGAGGAGAACCTTCTGCTCGGCAAGACCGCCGGCCGGCCGGGCGACTGGAGCGTCGACAAGGTCCTCGAGATGTTCCCCAATCTGAAGCCGCGTCGCCATGCGAAGACCGGCCATCTGTCGGGCGGCGAACAGCAGGCGACGGCGATCGGCCGGGCGCTGATGAGCAATCCCGACGTGCTTTTGCTCGACGAGGTTTCGCTCGGCCTGTCGCCGCTGATCGTCGACCGTGTTTATGCGGCACTACAAGGGTTGATCGCTTCCGGCACGACGATCGTCCTCGTTGAACAGGACCTCAACCGCGCGCTCGCTGTATCCAACAGGGTCATCTGCATGCTCGAAGGGCGGGTCGCGCTTGAAGGCCCGAGCAAGCAGGTTTCGCGCGACGATGTGACCAAGGCCTATTTCGGCCTGCACCGGAAAGGCACCGGGAGCGTTCCGGCATGA
- a CDS encoding aldehyde dehydrogenase: MDIGLLIDGDKRDASGSASYERMDPFTGKLATRAAAASVADANAAVDAAAAAFPAWSKTGPGERRALLSKAADVMASKVGEFTKLMMEETGATGPWAGFNVMLAANMLREAAAMTTQISGEIIPSDKPGTLAMAIRQPAGVCLGIAPWNAPVILGTRAIAMPIACGNTVVLKASEMCPGTHRLIGQVLVEAGLPKGVVNVVTNDPKDAAAIVETLVAHPAVKRVNFTGSTKVGRIIAELAGRHLKPALLELGGKAPLLVLDDADIDAAVNAATFGAFMHQGQICMSTERLIVDDKIADEFVSKLAARASQLPAGDPRGHVVLGSLISSQAADKMEELVADAVAKGAKLVAGGKRTGTVVEATLLDHVTPAMRVYAEESFGPVKPVIRVKSEDEAVRVANDTEYGLSSAVFSRDIKRAMAVAARIEAGICHINGPTVGDEAQMPFGGVKGSGYGRFGGKASIAEFTDLRWVTIEDPGQHYPF, from the coding sequence ATGGATATCGGACTTCTGATCGACGGCGACAAAAGGGATGCGTCCGGCTCGGCCTCCTACGAGCGCATGGACCCGTTCACCGGGAAGCTGGCGACGCGCGCCGCCGCGGCCAGTGTTGCCGACGCCAATGCCGCCGTTGACGCCGCTGCCGCTGCCTTTCCGGCGTGGTCGAAGACCGGACCTGGCGAGCGCCGCGCTCTGCTGTCGAAGGCGGCTGACGTGATGGCCTCCAAGGTCGGCGAATTCACCAAGCTGATGATGGAAGAGACCGGTGCTACGGGTCCCTGGGCCGGCTTCAATGTCATGCTGGCGGCCAACATGCTGCGTGAGGCGGCGGCGATGACGACGCAGATTTCGGGGGAGATCATCCCCTCCGACAAGCCGGGCACGCTGGCGATGGCGATCCGCCAGCCGGCCGGTGTCTGCCTCGGCATTGCGCCGTGGAATGCCCCGGTCATCCTCGGCACCCGTGCCATTGCCATGCCGATCGCCTGCGGCAACACGGTGGTGCTGAAGGCATCCGAAATGTGCCCCGGCACGCACCGGCTGATCGGCCAGGTGCTGGTCGAAGCCGGGTTGCCCAAGGGCGTCGTCAATGTCGTCACCAATGACCCCAAAGACGCCGCTGCAATCGTCGAGACGCTGGTCGCGCATCCCGCGGTCAAGCGCGTCAACTTCACCGGCTCGACAAAGGTCGGCAGGATCATCGCCGAACTCGCCGGCCGGCACCTCAAGCCGGCGCTGCTCGAACTCGGCGGCAAGGCGCCGTTGCTGGTGCTGGACGATGCCGACATCGACGCCGCGGTCAACGCGGCCACCTTCGGCGCCTTCATGCATCAGGGGCAGATCTGCATGTCGACCGAGCGGCTGATCGTCGACGACAAGATCGCCGACGAGTTCGTTTCGAAGCTGGCCGCCCGCGCCTCGCAACTGCCGGCTGGAGATCCGCGCGGCCATGTTGTGCTGGGCTCGCTGATCAGCAGCCAGGCGGCCGACAAGATGGAAGAACTCGTCGCCGACGCTGTTGCCAAGGGCGCCAAGCTCGTCGCCGGCGGCAAGCGAACCGGCACTGTGGTGGAAGCGACACTGCTCGACCATGTCACGCCGGCGATGCGCGTCTATGCCGAAGAATCCTTCGGGCCGGTCAAGCCGGTGATCCGTGTGAAGAGCGAGGATGAGGCCGTGCGTGTCGCCAACGACACCGAGTATGGCCTGTCGTCAGCCGTGTTCAGCCGCGACATCAAGCGCGCCATGGCTGTAGCCGCGCGCATCGAGGCCGGCATCTGCCATATCAACGGCCCGACCGTCGGCGACGAGGCTCAGATGCCTTTCGGCGGCGTCAAGGGCTCGGGCTATGGCCGCTTCGGCGGCAAGGCCTCGATCGCCGAATTCACCGATCTGCGCTGGGTGACGATCGAGGATCCGGGCCAGCACTACCCGTTCTGA
- a CDS encoding IlvD/Edd family dehydratase has translation MTDKKRKLRSQAWFGGEGKNAFMHRSWMKNQGIPADAFDGRPVIGICNTWSELTPCNAHLRALADHVKRGVYEAGGLPLEFPVMSLGESNMRPTAMLFRNLVSMDVEESIRGNPIDGVILLVGCDKTTPALLMGAASCNLPTIAVSGGPMLNGKFRGQDIGSGTHVWKFAEEVKAGRMPVADFLAAEQGQSRSAGSCMTMGTASTMASMVEALGIGMPDNAAIPAVDSCRGVLAQMAGRQIVELVRRDVKISDILTREAFENAIRVNGAIGGSTNAVLHLIAIANRIGVDLNLDDWDRLGRDVPTIVDLMPSGRFLMEDFYYAGGLAAVMASLDEVGLLHRDVMTVSDKTIGELIDGAPNYNSEVIRPMSEPLTEQGGISILRGNLAPNGAVIKPSAATPELMQHRGKAVVFENIEHYYARIDDPELDIDASSVMVLKNCGPRGYPGMAEVGNMPLPAKLLKQGVADMVRISDARMSGTAYGTVVLHVAPEAAAGGALALVRDGDLIELDVAGRRLELLVSDEELAIRRRDWQPPAPPEGGYQSLYVERVLQADKGCDFDFLVGRRDAGIPRHSH, from the coding sequence GTGACGGACAAGAAGCGCAAGCTGCGTTCCCAGGCGTGGTTCGGCGGTGAAGGCAAGAACGCCTTCATGCACCGCAGCTGGATGAAGAACCAGGGGATTCCCGCCGACGCTTTCGACGGTCGCCCCGTGATCGGCATCTGCAACACCTGGTCGGAACTGACCCCGTGCAATGCGCATCTCCGCGCCTTGGCCGATCACGTCAAGCGCGGCGTCTACGAGGCCGGCGGCCTGCCGCTGGAGTTCCCGGTGATGTCGCTGGGTGAGAGCAACATGCGCCCCACGGCCATGTTGTTTCGCAATTTGGTCAGCATGGATGTCGAGGAATCCATCCGCGGCAATCCGATCGACGGCGTCATCCTGCTGGTCGGCTGCGACAAGACCACACCGGCGCTGCTGATGGGGGCTGCGTCGTGCAACCTGCCGACCATCGCCGTGTCGGGCGGGCCGATGCTCAACGGCAAGTTCCGCGGGCAAGACATCGGTTCTGGCACCCATGTCTGGAAATTCGCCGAAGAGGTCAAGGCCGGCCGCATGCCGGTCGCCGACTTCCTCGCCGCAGAGCAAGGCCAGAGCCGGTCGGCCGGCAGTTGCATGACGATGGGGACGGCCTCGACCATGGCCAGCATGGTGGAAGCGCTCGGCATCGGCATGCCCGACAATGCCGCGATCCCGGCGGTGGATTCGTGTCGTGGCGTGCTCGCGCAGATGGCTGGACGCCAGATCGTCGAGCTGGTCCGCAGGGATGTGAAAATTTCGGACATTCTCACCAGAGAGGCGTTCGAGAACGCCATCCGCGTCAATGGCGCGATCGGCGGCTCGACCAATGCGGTGCTGCATCTGATCGCCATCGCCAACCGGATCGGCGTCGATCTCAACCTCGACGACTGGGACCGTCTCGGCCGCGACGTGCCGACCATTGTCGACCTGATGCCGTCGGGCCGATTCCTGATGGAGGATTTCTACTATGCCGGGGGGCTAGCTGCGGTCATGGCGTCGCTTGATGAAGTGGGGCTTCTTCATCGCGACGTCATGACCGTCAGCGACAAGACCATCGGGGAACTGATCGACGGTGCGCCCAACTACAACAGCGAAGTCATCCGGCCGATGAGCGAGCCGCTGACCGAGCAAGGCGGCATCTCGATCCTGCGTGGCAATCTGGCGCCCAACGGGGCGGTCATCAAGCCGTCGGCGGCAACGCCCGAATTGATGCAGCATCGCGGCAAGGCCGTCGTGTTCGAAAACATCGAGCATTACTACGCCCGCATCGACGACCCGGAGCTCGATATCGACGCCTCCTCGGTGATGGTGCTGAAGAATTGCGGACCGCGCGGCTATCCCGGGATGGCCGAGGTCGGCAACATGCCGCTGCCGGCCAAGCTGCTCAAGCAAGGCGTCGCCGACATGGTGCGCATTTCGGACGCGCGCATGAGCGGCACGGCCTACGGCACGGTGGTGCTGCATGTGGCGCCCGAGGCCGCGGCAGGCGGCGCACTGGCGCTGGTGCGCGACGGCGATCTCATCGAGCTCGACGTCGCCGGGCGCCGGCTCGAGTTGCTGGTATCAGACGAGGAACTGGCGATCCGCCGCCGCGACTGGCAGCCACCGGCGCCACCCGAAGGCGGCTACCAGAGCCTCTATGTCGAACGCGTGCTGCAGGCAGACAAGGGCTGCGATTTCGACTTCCTCGTCGGCCGGCGCGACGCCGGCATTCCCCGGCATTCCCATTAG
- a CDS encoding ABC transporter substrate-binding protein — translation MTYSIGSKSSIRGISRRQFIATSIAGGAALALGGRKAFAQAGNTLKVGFVSPRTGPLAGFGQTDGYVLDLARKALAGGLEIGGKKYSVEILDQDTQSDPSRAGQLAKDLINNQAIDLMLAVSTPEVINPVADACEAAGVPCLSTVMPWEAWYFGRGAKPGAPSPFKWTYHFGFGVGEFFKTYISQWNLIETNKKVGVMYPNDADGNAIRANLAPLLAKQGFTIVDPGAYETGTTDYSSQIALFKQEGVEIFNSFPIPPDFAAFWRQAAQQGLIKQIKICQVAKTGLFPSDIEALGDLGMKISSAAYWHKAFPYKSPLTGVSGTELADGYEAASGKQWTQQLGASMSLLDAGFEALKASTDTKDKAAVAKALSTLKTETMIGKVDFTSGPVANVSPGPIIGTQWVAAKEGSKFPLDYVVTENATDPKVPVEAKLLPYNG, via the coding sequence ATGACCTATTCTATCGGCAGCAAATCCAGTATTCGCGGCATTTCGCGGCGTCAGTTCATCGCCACCTCGATTGCCGGCGGCGCGGCGCTCGCACTTGGCGGCCGCAAGGCCTTCGCCCAGGCAGGCAACACGCTCAAGGTCGGCTTCGTCAGTCCGCGTACCGGACCGCTGGCCGGTTTCGGCCAGACCGACGGCTATGTGCTCGACCTGGCGCGCAAGGCGCTGGCCGGCGGTCTTGAGATCGGCGGCAAGAAATACAGCGTGGAAATCCTCGACCAGGACACGCAATCGGATCCGTCGCGCGCGGGCCAGCTCGCCAAGGACCTGATCAACAACCAGGCCATCGACCTGATGCTGGCGGTGTCGACGCCGGAGGTGATCAACCCGGTGGCCGACGCCTGCGAGGCCGCCGGCGTGCCGTGCCTGTCGACGGTCATGCCCTGGGAAGCCTGGTATTTCGGCCGTGGCGCCAAGCCGGGCGCGCCCTCGCCGTTCAAATGGACCTATCATTTCGGCTTTGGCGTTGGCGAATTCTTCAAGACCTACATCTCGCAGTGGAACCTGATCGAGACCAACAAGAAGGTCGGCGTCATGTATCCCAACGACGCTGACGGCAACGCCATCCGCGCCAATCTGGCGCCGCTACTGGCCAAGCAAGGTTTTACGATTGTCGATCCCGGCGCCTATGAAACCGGCACCACCGACTATTCCTCGCAGATCGCGCTGTTCAAGCAGGAAGGCGTCGAGATCTTCAACTCCTTCCCGATCCCGCCTGACTTCGCCGCGTTCTGGCGGCAGGCGGCGCAGCAAGGCCTGATCAAGCAGATCAAGATCTGCCAGGTCGCCAAGACCGGGCTGTTCCCGTCCGACATCGAGGCGCTCGGCGATCTCGGCATGAAGATTTCGAGCGCCGCCTACTGGCATAAGGCCTTCCCCTACAAGTCGCCGCTGACCGGAGTTTCGGGCACAGAGCTTGCCGACGGCTATGAGGCGGCCAGCGGCAAACAGTGGACGCAGCAGCTCGGCGCCTCGATGTCGCTTCTCGACGCCGGCTTCGAAGCGCTGAAGGCCAGCACCGACACCAAGGACAAGGCGGCCGTGGCCAAGGCGCTAAGCACGCTGAAGACCGAGACCATGATCGGCAAGGTCGATTTCACCAGCGGCCCGGTGGCCAATGTGTCGCCAGGTCCGATCATCGGCACGCAGTGGGTGGCCGCCAAGGAAGGCAGCAAATTCCCGCTCGACTATGTGGTGACCGAGAACGCCACCGACCCGAAAGTGCCCGTCGAAGCCAAGCTTTTGCCTTACAACGGCTGA
- a CDS encoding branched-chain amino acid ABC transporter permease, translating to MRAVSTSAVIERGTATSRIAAVAVAVIIALLAIAPQFLSAGAVDRMTALFIYVILAAMWNALAGFGGLVSVGQQVFFGLGAYFAIRLADAGLNPFASLFVSAVVVGVVSWPLSLFMLRLRNGEFAIGMWVIAALTHLLVNLDRLVQGETGTSLISLNVYDAGTRRTVIYWLALASMTALLAILFGVLRGSTGAAIRAIRDNEDAAASVGVRVTGTKRLLFVLAAFGIGIAGALWLATSITFQPKTYFNVQWTAYMIFMVLVGGIGTFEGAILGALVFFLIETWFGGTGVWYLVGLGATAVLFSLFLPRGLWGTIEERFGLHLLPVGYRVRLPGNAPADDGTAASPERTTQHREKA from the coding sequence ATGAGGGCTGTCTCGACCTCGGCAGTCATCGAACGCGGTACGGCGACGTCGCGGATCGCGGCGGTGGCTGTAGCCGTCATCATCGCGCTGCTTGCCATCGCACCGCAGTTCCTGTCGGCCGGCGCGGTCGACCGCATGACCGCGCTGTTCATCTATGTGATCCTGGCGGCGATGTGGAATGCGCTGGCCGGCTTCGGCGGCCTTGTGTCGGTCGGCCAGCAGGTGTTCTTCGGCCTCGGTGCCTATTTCGCCATCCGGCTCGCCGATGCCGGCCTCAACCCTTTCGCCTCGCTTTTCGTTTCGGCTGTTGTCGTCGGCGTGGTCTCGTGGCCGCTCTCGCTGTTCATGCTGCGGCTGAGGAATGGCGAGTTCGCCATCGGCATGTGGGTGATCGCTGCGCTGACGCATCTGCTCGTCAATCTCGACAGGCTGGTGCAAGGCGAAACCGGAACGTCGCTGATCTCGCTCAACGTCTACGACGCCGGCACAAGGCGGACTGTCATCTACTGGCTGGCGCTGGCCTCGATGACGGCCCTGCTCGCCATCCTGTTTGGCGTGCTGCGCGGCAGCACCGGTGCGGCGATCCGCGCCATCCGCGACAATGAGGATGCCGCCGCCTCGGTCGGCGTGCGTGTCACCGGCACCAAGCGGCTGCTGTTCGTGCTTGCCGCCTTCGGCATCGGCATTGCCGGCGCGCTGTGGCTGGCGACCTCCATCACCTTCCAGCCGAAAACCTACTTCAACGTCCAGTGGACCGCCTACATGATCTTCATGGTGCTGGTCGGCGGCATCGGCACGTTCGAGGGCGCCATTTTGGGCGCGCTGGTGTTCTTCCTCATCGAGACCTGGTTCGGCGGCACCGGCGTCTGGTACCTGGTCGGGCTCGGCGCCACGGCCGTGCTGTTCTCGCTCTTCCTGCCGCGCGGCCTGTGGGGAACGATCGAGGAGCGTTTTGGGCTGCACCTGCTGCCGGTCGGCTACCGCGTCAGGCTCCCGGGAAATGCTCCAGCCGATGACGGCACCGCGGCCTCGCCGGAGCGAACCACACAGCATCGGGAGAAGGCATGA
- a CDS encoding FadR/GntR family transcriptional regulator: protein MKNKKSFSTARTSRVAVAVSSGSTALHATVVEQIGLRIVQGDFLPGEALPNADDSSEMLGVSRTVLREAIKVLAGKGLVESRPKTGTRVRPRADWNFLDPDVLSWRYAGGVSADDVRALFELRRAIEPMSAALAAQRATPAQIAEIHAALAEMEAVSDDGDRFAKPDLVFHQTILRMTGNELIGSLAALVETALVMSFRLSNDNPEGQRHSLPLHREVAEKIAVGDAAGAQKALLVLIDNAEDDVRRSVENRNKRRQDREQTS from the coding sequence ATGAAGAATAAGAAATCTTTCAGCACGGCGCGCACGTCACGGGTTGCCGTGGCGGTTTCCAGCGGCTCTACCGCGCTGCACGCGACCGTCGTCGAGCAGATCGGTTTGCGCATCGTGCAAGGCGATTTCCTGCCCGGCGAGGCCCTGCCCAACGCCGACGATTCCAGCGAGATGCTGGGGGTCAGCCGCACGGTGCTGCGCGAGGCGATCAAGGTTCTGGCGGGCAAGGGGCTGGTCGAATCGCGACCGAAGACCGGCACACGGGTGCGTCCGCGCGCAGACTGGAATTTCCTGGATCCGGACGTCCTGTCATGGCGCTACGCCGGCGGTGTCAGCGCCGACGATGTCCGGGCACTGTTCGAATTGCGGCGCGCCATCGAGCCGATGTCGGCAGCACTTGCCGCCCAGCGCGCCACCCCGGCGCAGATCGCCGAGATCCACGCCGCACTCGCTGAAATGGAAGCGGTGAGCGATGACGGCGACCGCTTCGCCAAGCCCGATCTGGTGTTCCACCAGACCATTTTGCGCATGACCGGCAACGAGCTGATCGGCTCGCTGGCGGCACTGGTCGAAACCGCATTGGTGATGAGCTTTCGCCTCTCCAACGACAATCCGGAAGGCCAGCGCCACTCCTTGCCGCTGCATCGCGAGGTGGCCGAGAAGATCGCCGTAGGCGACGCTGCCGGCGCACAAAAGGCACTCTTGGTGCTCATCGACAATGCCGAGGACGACGTGCGCCGCAGCGTCGAGAACCGCAACAAACGCCGCCAGGATCGGGAACAGACATCGTGA
- a CDS encoding branched-chain amino acid ABC transporter permease, whose translation MSNQIIQGILLGGYYALIACGLSFMFSVMRIINLAHGSLAVFAAFALWWLASRFHVSPFVGLLIVLPLMAAIGWTLQRFLLERSARGGALLPILTTFGLAIVIDNMLFEQFGADTRSLAPYIGSLSYDSWEWPGSIYVGKLAVIMFATAVILLGGLQLFLTGTRLGRSIRATSEDPDTAGLVGVDARRANAIAAAIAMVTVGLAGAFLGMRATFDPYAGAPQLLFAFEAAVIGGAGSLWGTLIGGIVLALAQTLGAQVHPQGFLIGGHAVFLVVLFVRLSTSGLGLRGLLRLPSRSAS comes from the coding sequence ATGAGCAACCAGATCATCCAGGGCATTCTGCTCGGCGGCTACTATGCGCTGATCGCCTGCGGCCTCTCCTTCATGTTTTCGGTGATGCGCATCATCAACCTCGCCCATGGCAGTCTTGCCGTGTTCGCTGCTTTTGCGTTGTGGTGGCTGGCCTCGCGGTTCCATGTCTCGCCCTTTGTCGGCCTGCTCATCGTGCTGCCTTTGATGGCGGCGATCGGCTGGACGCTGCAGCGCTTCCTCCTTGAGCGAAGCGCGCGCGGCGGAGCGCTGCTGCCGATCCTGACCACATTCGGCCTCGCCATCGTCATCGACAACATGCTGTTCGAGCAGTTCGGCGCCGATACGCGTTCGCTGGCGCCCTATATCGGCAGCCTGTCCTATGATTCCTGGGAATGGCCGGGCAGCATCTATGTCGGCAAGCTCGCCGTGATCATGTTCGCCACCGCCGTGATCCTGCTCGGCGGACTGCAGCTTTTCCTCACTGGCACCAGGCTCGGCCGCTCAATCCGCGCCACTTCGGAAGACCCCGATACAGCCGGCCTGGTCGGCGTCGATGCGCGCCGCGCCAACGCCATTGCCGCGGCCATCGCCATGGTCACGGTCGGCCTTGCCGGCGCCTTTCTCGGCATGCGCGCCACCTTCGATCCCTATGCCGGCGCACCGCAATTGCTGTTTGCTTTCGAAGCCGCGGTCATCGGTGGCGCCGGTTCGCTGTGGGGAACGCTGATCGGCGGCATCGTCCTGGCGCTTGCGCAGACGCTTGGCGCGCAAGTGCATCCGCAGGGCTTTCTGATCGGTGGCCATGCCGTATTCCTTGTCGTGCTGTTCGTACGGCTTTCGACATCAGGCCTTGGCCTGCGCGGCCTGCTGCGCCTGCCGTCCCGGAGTGCGTCATGA
- a CDS encoding ABC transporter ATP-binding protein, which translates to MVTHPQQQAVLAAAGIHKRFGALVVLDAVDFAMAADEAVGIVGPNGAGKTTLLSVLAGAFPPSAGTVSFKGGDVTSLPATQRCRLGLVRTHQVPKPFSGMTTFENVFVAASHGAGLGRDEAYEEALGSLKLCGMLGVANRRAETLGLLDRKRLELARALAARPTLLLLDEIGGGLTDGEASELVDTIKELRRRKIGIVWIEHIVHILLQVAERLICMDAGKIIADGEPQAVMADPEVVRAYLGGGPK; encoded by the coding sequence CTGGTGACCCATCCGCAACAACAGGCTGTTCTCGCCGCTGCCGGCATCCACAAGCGCTTCGGCGCGCTTGTGGTGCTGGATGCGGTCGATTTCGCCATGGCAGCCGACGAAGCGGTCGGCATTGTCGGCCCGAACGGCGCCGGCAAGACCACTCTGCTCAGCGTGCTCGCCGGCGCCTTTCCGCCGAGTGCGGGCACGGTCAGCTTCAAAGGCGGCGACGTGACGTCCCTGCCGGCGACGCAGCGTTGCCGGCTCGGCCTGGTGCGCACGCATCAGGTGCCCAAACCATTCAGCGGCATGACCACTTTCGAGAATGTCTTCGTCGCTGCATCGCATGGCGCAGGGCTTGGCCGCGACGAGGCCTATGAGGAGGCGCTCGGCTCGCTGAAACTGTGCGGCATGCTGGGCGTTGCCAACCGGCGCGCCGAGACGCTCGGCCTGCTCGACCGCAAGCGGCTGGAACTGGCACGGGCACTTGCCGCGCGACCGACGCTGCTGCTGCTGGACGAGATCGGCGGCGGGCTGACCGACGGCGAAGCCAGCGAACTTGTCGACACGATCAAGGAATTGCGCCGGCGCAAGATCGGCATCGTCTGGATCGAGCACATCGTCCATATCCTGCTGCAGGTGGCCGAACGGCTGATCTGCATGGATGCGGGAAAAATCATCGCCGATGGCGAGCCGCAGGCCGTCATGGCCGATCCCGAGGTCGTGCGCGCTTATCTCGGCGGAGGCCCGAAATGA
- a CDS encoding coniferyl-alcohol dehydrogenase, with product MLFGKTILITGVASGIGARTAELAGQLGADVIGVDVREPAAVVGSFVKADISSKAGVDDLIARLPQRIDALCNVAGLSGNTGAASTLAVNFFGLRALSEGLVPRLREGGAIINVASIAGYGWRANLNRAASMVAIEGFPDVTDVVCTHAVRNEEGYPVSKELLLLWTFRAAHQDLFKRRGIRVNAVSPGPVETPILKQFRTVLGDARVDSDIARVGRAGTSGDIAPVVLFLCSDGARWINGANVPVDGGLEASINAEMFGF from the coding sequence ATGCTTTTCGGCAAGACGATCCTCATCACCGGTGTCGCTTCCGGCATCGGCGCCCGCACCGCGGAACTCGCCGGCCAGCTTGGCGCCGATGTGATCGGTGTCGATGTGCGCGAGCCGGCGGCAGTGGTTGGCAGTTTCGTCAAGGCCGACATCTCGTCGAAGGCCGGCGTCGACGACCTCATCGCGCGCCTGCCGCAGCGCATCGACGCGCTCTGCAACGTCGCCGGGCTGTCCGGCAACACCGGCGCGGCGTCGACGCTGGCCGTCAATTTCTTCGGGCTCAGGGCACTCTCGGAAGGCCTCGTGCCAAGACTTCGCGAAGGCGGTGCTATCATCAACGTCGCCTCGATCGCCGGCTATGGCTGGCGCGCCAATCTCAACCGCGCCGCGTCGATGGTCGCCATCGAGGGCTTTCCGGATGTTACCGACGTGGTCTGCACCCATGCGGTCAGGAACGAGGAAGGCTATCCCGTTTCCAAGGAACTGCTGCTCTTGTGGACTTTCCGCGCGGCACATCAGGATCTGTTCAAACGCCGTGGCATCCGCGTCAATGCGGTGAGCCCCGGCCCGGTCGAGACGCCGATCCTGAAACAGTTCCGTACCGTGCTTGGCGACGCCCGCGTCGACAGCGACATCGCAAGGGTCGGGCGCGCCGGCACGTCGGGCGATATCGCGCCTGTGGTGCTGTTCCTGTGCTCGGACGGCGCGCGCTGGATCAACGGCGCCAACGTGCCGGTTGACGGTGGCCTCGAAGCATCGATCAATGCCGAAATGTTCGGCTTCTAA